Proteins encoded in a region of the Mariprofundus ferrinatatus genome:
- a CDS encoding copper chaperone PCu(A)C: protein MKVKVLLLAALMLLMPSLAAAEITVEDAWVRMPPPVADTAAGYLTLKNSGDHDVEVVSVESDAATKPEFHSMSMHDGMMHMMKMDKVIIPAHGELKFESGGNHLMLTGLARPLNAGDHVMLTIKTADGGSVMVHAEVRDVRMKDSNDSDHGGHHHGH from the coding sequence ATGAAAGTTAAAGTTTTACTGCTTGCAGCACTGATGTTGCTGATGCCATCGCTGGCCGCAGCTGAGATAACTGTTGAAGATGCCTGGGTTCGCATGCCGCCACCTGTTGCTGATACGGCTGCTGGCTATCTCACCCTGAAAAACAGTGGTGACCACGATGTCGAGGTTGTCTCCGTGGAGAGCGATGCCGCGACCAAGCCCGAGTTTCACAGCATGTCGATGCATGACGGCATGATGCATATGATGAAAATGGACAAGGTGATCATCCCTGCCCATGGCGAACTGAAATTCGAGTCGGGAGGCAATCACCTGATGTTAACAGGCCTGGCTCGCCCCCTGAATGCCGGTGATCATGTGATGCTGACTATCAAAACCGCAGATGGCGGCTCGGTGATGGTTCATGCAGAGGTTCGTGATGTACGCATGAAGGATTCGAATGATAGCGATCACGGAGGCCACCATCACGGCCACTGA
- the csrA gene encoding carbon storage regulator CsrA, whose product MLILTRKKGEAISIGDNIQIQVLNVKGGQVRIGIEAPREVRVNREERVEGSASPNLAASV is encoded by the coding sequence ATGCTTATTTTGACACGAAAAAAAGGCGAAGCTATTTCGATCGGGGACAACATTCAGATTCAGGTTTTGAACGTAAAGGGGGGTCAGGTGCGTATCGGCATCGAAGCACCCCGTGAAGTGAGGGTCAATCGCGAGGAACGGGTTGAAGGTTCTGCATCCCCGAATCTGGCGGCTTCTGTATAA
- a CDS encoding lytic transglycosylase domain-containing protein: protein MSPKALLAGVMVAGFLVSLPIWMASTPEDKQHLSQSAVKKMVEQNVDLLDFEPEEKEELRRMLQPGPVDDVPDFERDVWVKDIVQTISPWVPDEKEAETIARWVYVYSKHFDLSPELVLGVIAVESRFDHFAVSNVGAIGLMQVMPFWKNELGSPSDNLLEIETNLRYGCAILRHYIDRYNHLDRALAAYNGSLGKQKYPNKIYKSMKKFKATDFGI from the coding sequence GTGTCTCCCAAGGCCCTGCTTGCCGGTGTGATGGTAGCAGGCTTCCTTGTCTCGCTGCCTATATGGATGGCTAGTACCCCTGAGGATAAACAGCACCTGTCTCAGAGTGCGGTGAAGAAGATGGTGGAGCAGAATGTTGATCTCCTTGATTTTGAGCCGGAAGAGAAAGAGGAGCTGCGCAGGATGTTACAGCCTGGGCCTGTTGATGATGTTCCCGATTTCGAACGCGATGTATGGGTAAAGGATATTGTGCAGACCATTTCACCGTGGGTCCCTGACGAGAAAGAGGCGGAAACCATTGCCCGCTGGGTTTATGTCTACAGCAAGCATTTCGACCTTTCACCGGAGCTGGTTCTGGGGGTCATTGCCGTGGAGTCTCGCTTCGACCATTTTGCAGTCAGTAACGTTGGTGCCATTGGCCTGATGCAGGTGATGCCGTTCTGGAAAAATGAGCTGGGAAGCCCCTCTGATAACCTGCTGGAGATCGAAACCAACCTGCGCTACGGCTGCGCAATCCTTCGCCACTATATCGATCGCTATAACCATCTCGATCGAGCACTGGCGGCCTATAACGGGTCACTTGGCAAGCAGAAGTATCCGAACAAAATCTATAAAAGCATGAAGAAGTTCAAAGCCACCGACTTCGGAATTTAA
- the rph gene encoding ribonuclease PH yields MREIRQADELRPISIDTSFNRYAEGCALISFGHTRVLCTASVEEKQPPFLRNTEKGWVTAEYGMLPRATHTRGGREAARGKQGGRTVEIQRLIGRSLRAVVDLEALGPRSISIDCDVLQADGGTRTAAITGSWVALRIAINRLLAEGVLKSDPIIGQVAAVSCGFVDGAPLLDLQYSEDSQAEMDANFIMTEDGGVIEVQATAEDRPLHWDQFMALKKLADKGIHDLAEYQRSAVAAA; encoded by the coding sequence ATGCGCGAAATCCGCCAGGCGGATGAACTCCGCCCGATCTCCATCGACACATCGTTCAATCGCTATGCGGAGGGGTGTGCCCTGATCTCCTTCGGCCATACCCGCGTGCTCTGCACGGCAAGCGTCGAAGAGAAACAGCCCCCATTCCTGAGGAATACCGAAAAAGGGTGGGTGACTGCTGAATACGGCATGCTGCCACGGGCCACCCATACTCGCGGCGGCCGCGAGGCAGCTCGAGGCAAGCAGGGGGGAAGAACCGTGGAGATTCAGCGACTTATTGGTCGCTCACTCAGGGCAGTTGTGGACCTTGAAGCACTCGGCCCCCGCTCTATCAGCATCGATTGCGACGTGCTGCAGGCGGATGGCGGTACGCGCACTGCAGCCATTACCGGCTCATGGGTGGCACTGCGCATTGCAATCAACAGGCTGCTTGCAGAGGGCGTTCTCAAGTCGGATCCGATCATCGGTCAGGTTGCCGCTGTCAGCTGTGGATTTGTGGATGGCGCACCCCTGCTTGATCTCCAGTACTCTGAAGATTCTCAGGCTGAAATGGATGCCAACTTCATCATGACCGAAGATGGCGGTGTCATCGAGGTTCAGGCCACGGCAGAAGACAGGCCCCTGCACTGGGATCAGTTCATGGCACTGAAAAAGCTCGCAGATAAAGGTATTCACGATCTTGCTGAATATCAGAGAAGCGCTGTAGCTGCCGCCTGA
- a CDS encoding proline--tRNA ligase, translating into MRYSKFFVPTLRDDPADAEVISHKLLLRAGFIRRVTSGVYDYLPIGLRVLRKIEAVVRDEMDRAGAQELLMPMVQPGELWEKSGRMEKYGPELLKFQDRHDHQSCLGPTHEEVICDLVSRELRSYKQLPMNLYQIQAKFRDEIRPRFGLMRGREFIMKDAYSFHADEACLAAEYRNMFNAYCSIFSRLGLKFRPVEADTGSIGGNNSHEFHVLAESGEDLIAHCDACDYAANVEKAVSGRNLPQGIVADLAEVQTPDVTSAEDVAAFLSIDVGLLVKTLVYRAVGGEVDGEIIAACVRGDDQLQEIKLAHAIGADGVEMATDAEISSIGGVTGFVGPKGLKCRLLLDRTLAGAVGLVAGANRKDLHLTCLDVERDLDSVVFADLRETRAGDRCGRCSGSMQLSRGIEVGHVFELGTRYSEPMEVLFQDQGGKRATATMGCYGIGVSRLLAAIVEQCYDESGIAWPANLAPFKVGLITMGKSEAVNEASEAIYRQLLDAGVEVLWDERNERPGVKFKDAELIGLPIQVVIGDRGLADGNAEIGLRGGDRKSVPIADAVAETLDMLQGATG; encoded by the coding sequence ATGCGCTATTCCAAATTTTTCGTACCCACTCTTAGAGATGATCCTGCTGATGCTGAGGTGATTTCACACAAGCTGCTGCTGCGAGCCGGCTTTATCCGCCGGGTTACATCGGGCGTCTATGATTACCTGCCGATCGGCCTGCGCGTGTTGCGCAAAATTGAAGCAGTTGTGCGTGATGAAATGGATCGTGCCGGAGCGCAGGAGCTGCTCATGCCAATGGTGCAGCCGGGAGAGTTGTGGGAAAAATCAGGGCGAATGGAGAAGTATGGTCCGGAACTTCTGAAGTTTCAGGATCGCCATGATCACCAGTCCTGTCTTGGTCCAACTCACGAAGAGGTGATTTGCGATCTGGTCAGCCGGGAGCTGCGATCCTATAAGCAGCTGCCAATGAATCTCTATCAGATTCAGGCCAAGTTCCGTGATGAGATAAGGCCACGCTTCGGCCTGATGCGGGGCCGGGAATTTATCATGAAGGATGCCTATTCATTCCACGCCGATGAAGCGTGTCTGGCAGCCGAATACCGCAATATGTTCAATGCCTACTGCAGCATTTTTTCCCGTCTGGGGCTGAAATTCAGGCCGGTTGAGGCTGATACCGGTTCGATTGGCGGCAATAATTCGCATGAATTCCATGTGCTGGCTGAATCTGGCGAAGACCTGATTGCGCATTGCGATGCCTGCGACTATGCGGCCAATGTCGAGAAAGCTGTATCCGGCCGAAACCTGCCGCAGGGTATTGTTGCGGACCTTGCCGAGGTACAAACGCCGGATGTCACATCGGCAGAAGATGTGGCGGCATTCCTCTCCATTGATGTGGGGCTGCTGGTGAAAACGCTTGTTTACCGGGCTGTAGGTGGGGAGGTCGACGGCGAGATCATTGCAGCGTGCGTACGCGGTGATGATCAACTGCAGGAGATTAAGCTGGCCCATGCCATCGGAGCCGATGGTGTGGAGATGGCAACCGATGCGGAAATTTCATCCATTGGTGGCGTTACCGGTTTTGTCGGCCCGAAAGGCTTGAAATGCAGATTGTTGCTGGATCGTACACTTGCAGGTGCAGTTGGCCTGGTTGCCGGTGCCAACCGCAAGGATCTCCATCTGACATGTCTTGATGTTGAACGCGATCTTGATTCTGTTGTGTTCGCTGATCTGCGCGAAACACGTGCCGGAGACCGTTGCGGCAGGTGCAGTGGCTCCATGCAGCTATCTCGCGGTATCGAAGTGGGCCATGTCTTTGAGCTGGGGACGCGATACTCCGAACCTATGGAGGTGCTTTTCCAGGACCAGGGTGGAAAACGCGCGACAGCTACAATGGGCTGTTACGGCATTGGTGTTTCGAGGCTGCTTGCGGCCATTGTTGAGCAGTGCTACGACGAATCGGGCATTGCATGGCCTGCCAATCTGGCACCCTTCAAGGTAGGCCTGATCACTATGGGCAAGTCGGAAGCGGTAAACGAGGCTTCCGAGGCGATCTATCGACAGCTTCTCGATGCGGGCGTTGAGGTGTTGTGGGATGAGCGCAATGAACGGCCGGGTGTGAAATTTAAGGATGCGGAGCTGATCGGGCTGCCGATACAGGTTGTGATTGGAGATCGTGGCCTTGCCGATGGCAATGCTGAAATCGGACTGCGTGGCGGCGACCGAAAATCGGTGCCGATTGCCGATGCGGTGGCCGAAACTCTGGATATGTTGCAGGGAGCAACTGGCTGA
- a CDS encoding DsbC family protein → MRLFLLLISFLVPAAASAAAGNADIHAIAQKSAELLHVERVDEVRKTQIEGLFEVRSGRNIFYSDAQGKYFVLGGSLIDTAAGKNLTSERKEQINRIDWSELPLDKAILSGDRGAKLKLAIFTDPDCPYCRKLEKELVDLKGVAVYTFLYPLEKLHPNARAKSEAIWCSKEQHSMLQKVMLERFVPEAARCKTPIDDIQTLAQRLNINGTPTFIAGDGRMASGVKSAADMKTWLENGMQKD, encoded by the coding sequence ATGCGCCTGTTTCTCTTACTCATATCTTTTCTGGTTCCTGCGGCCGCTTCGGCTGCCGCTGGCAATGCTGATATTCACGCGATCGCTCAAAAATCAGCAGAACTGCTGCATGTCGAGCGTGTGGATGAAGTGCGCAAAACCCAGATAGAGGGGCTGTTCGAGGTGCGCAGCGGCAGAAACATCTTCTACTCCGATGCCCAGGGAAAATACTTTGTACTGGGTGGAAGCCTTATCGATACCGCGGCGGGAAAAAACCTGACCAGCGAGCGCAAGGAGCAGATCAACCGCATCGACTGGAGTGAACTGCCACTGGACAAGGCCATTCTCTCCGGCGACAGGGGTGCGAAGCTGAAACTGGCCATTTTCACCGACCCTGACTGTCCCTACTGCCGCAAACTGGAGAAAGAGCTGGTCGACCTGAAAGGTGTGGCCGTCTATACCTTCCTCTATCCGCTGGAGAAGCTTCACCCGAATGCCCGAGCCAAATCAGAAGCGATCTGGTGCAGCAAGGAGCAGCACAGCATGCTGCAGAAGGTGATGCTGGAGAGGTTTGTGCCAGAAGCTGCCAGATGCAAAACCCCTATTGATGATATCCAGACCCTTGCCCAAAGACTGAACATCAATGGCACTCCGACATTCATTGCCGGTGACGGGCGCATGGCATCGGGTGTCAAATCGGCAGCTGATATGAAAACATGGCTCGAAAACGGAATGCAAAAGGATTAA
- a CDS encoding uracil-DNA glycosylase encodes MTEFHAGCRSCPRLASHLKQIRKEHPDYYAAPVPAFGDAEPRLLIVGLAPGMHGANRTGRPFTGDTSGELLYRTLFELGLASAPASKYADDELQLHGVRITNAVKCLPPQNKPKSSEISNCLPYLQSEIASLPGECNLLALGRVAHDAVQRAYSLKLNSHNFAHGARHVLPDGRTLIDSYHCSRYNTQTGRLTAEMFRKVVLEAV; translated from the coding sequence GTGACTGAATTTCATGCTGGGTGCAGATCATGTCCCCGACTTGCCTCTCACCTCAAACAGATCAGAAAGGAACATCCGGACTATTATGCAGCGCCGGTTCCGGCCTTTGGGGATGCAGAACCCAGGCTGCTTATCGTGGGGCTGGCACCGGGCATGCACGGCGCCAATCGAACCGGTCGCCCTTTCACCGGCGACACATCCGGTGAACTGCTCTATCGGACCCTGTTCGAGCTCGGGCTTGCATCGGCTCCGGCATCAAAATACGCGGATGATGAATTACAGCTACATGGCGTTCGCATCACCAATGCTGTCAAATGCCTACCGCCTCAGAACAAGCCGAAATCCTCTGAGATAAGCAACTGCCTTCCTTACCTGCAAAGCGAAATCGCCAGCTTGCCGGGGGAGTGCAACCTGCTGGCCCTCGGCAGGGTTGCGCATGATGCCGTGCAGCGCGCATACAGCCTGAAGTTAAACAGCCACAACTTCGCCCACGGCGCCCGCCACGTCCTTCCCGATGGGCGGACACTTATTGATTCCTACCACTGCTCAAGATACAACACTCAGACCGGCCGTCTGACTGCGGAGATGTTCAGAAAAGTAGTTCTGGAAGCCGTTTAA
- the rdgB gene encoding RdgB/HAM1 family non-canonical purine NTP pyrophosphatase — MEIVVASNNRKKRHEIEAILGKLGICLTPAEDTLFVDVVEDAGSFSGNAKKKADAFAKANNRPALADDSGLSVNALNGAPGVYSARFAGADATDADNNSKLLHDLEGVSDRAAQFICALHLAFPDGRTPLTAEGKVDGYILSEASGCSGFGYDPLFYCPALGKAFAEATPEEKASVSHRGLALRALAEQLGHRD; from the coding sequence ATGGAAATTGTCGTTGCCAGCAACAACCGCAAGAAACGGCATGAGATCGAAGCCATTCTCGGCAAGCTGGGCATCTGTCTGACTCCGGCTGAAGATACGTTGTTTGTCGATGTGGTTGAAGATGCAGGCAGCTTTTCCGGTAATGCCAAAAAGAAGGCCGATGCCTTTGCCAAAGCCAACAACAGACCTGCACTGGCGGATGATTCAGGGCTCAGTGTCAATGCACTGAACGGCGCTCCCGGTGTCTATTCAGCCCGCTTTGCAGGGGCTGATGCAACGGATGCCGACAACAACAGTAAACTGCTGCATGATCTTGAAGGGGTTTCCGATCGCGCTGCCCAGTTCATCTGCGCCCTTCATCTTGCCTTTCCCGATGGCAGGACGCCCTTAACGGCCGAAGGGAAAGTGGATGGCTATATCCTTTCGGAAGCCAGCGGCTGTAGTGGTTTCGGCTACGACCCTCTCTTCTACTGCCCGGCACTCGGCAAGGCTTTTGCCGAAGCGACGCCCGAGGAGAAGGCCTCGGTTTCTCATCGCGGCCTGGCCCTTCGCGCTCTGGCCGAACAATTGGGGCATCGTGACTGA
- a CDS encoding TlpA family protein disulfide reductase: MIRWFAALMLVLFSWVPAHAADFKWMDESGTTYSLDELKGEPVLVHFWASWCPSCRAEMPAYSEWVSNHPDIKVLSVSLDQKTENAEKFLNETGIETALLLSDEIQARKLGAQALPTTIVINADGDISQIHRGPRDWKNSEFSDQLLEVLLPEVQSAPLHSGH, translated from the coding sequence ATGATTCGCTGGTTTGCGGCACTGATGCTGGTGCTGTTCTCATGGGTGCCAGCCCATGCTGCCGATTTCAAATGGATGGATGAAAGTGGCACCACCTATTCGCTTGATGAGCTAAAGGGTGAACCTGTTCTGGTTCATTTCTGGGCCTCATGGTGTCCATCGTGCCGCGCCGAAATGCCTGCTTACAGCGAGTGGGTCAGCAACCACCCCGATATAAAGGTCCTCTCTGTCTCACTTGATCAGAAAACGGAGAATGCGGAAAAGTTCCTCAACGAGACCGGCATTGAAACAGCCCTCCTGCTCAGCGATGAGATTCAGGCACGCAAGCTGGGGGCTCAGGCCCTCCCAACCACCATCGTTATCAATGCCGATGGGGATATCAGCCAGATACACCGTGGCCCCAGGGATTGGAAAAACAGTGAATTTTCCGATCAACTGCTTGAAGTTCTACTCCCGGAGGTGCAGAGCGCCCCCCTTCACAGCGGCCACTGA
- the ftsY gene encoding signal recognition particle-docking protein FtsY — MSSFFSRLKTGLSRSRDALSQMVPGGSVDALSEEEWIDIEDGLIMADCGGELSGELVAKARKRRGGSVRALKESMLLMLPELKPVNEPSSGPFVLLVVGVNGTGKTTTIGKIATMFRKQGKSVLIGAADTFRAAAVEQLAVWVDRAGADMVRQHEGADPAAVAFDTIQRGVARNYDVVIVDTAGRVQTDRGLMDELAKVRRVITKAYPEAPHEVWQVVDGGTGQNAVAQVEKFREVAGTSGLIVTKLDGSGKGGIVLQLSHKFGLPVRYVGVGEALEDLMQFNAEEFISSLLPDQPE; from the coding sequence ATGTCTTCGTTCTTTTCCAGGCTGAAAACAGGGCTTTCGCGCAGCCGAGATGCACTCTCACAGATGGTGCCGGGCGGCTCCGTCGATGCCCTCTCCGAGGAGGAGTGGATCGATATCGAGGATGGGCTGATTATGGCCGATTGCGGCGGCGAACTTTCGGGTGAACTGGTGGCCAAGGCACGAAAGCGTCGTGGTGGCTCGGTGCGGGCATTGAAGGAGTCGATGCTCTTGATGCTGCCTGAGTTGAAACCCGTAAATGAACCTTCCAGCGGTCCGTTTGTGCTGCTTGTGGTCGGCGTGAATGGAACCGGCAAAACCACGACGATTGGCAAGATTGCTACGATGTTCCGTAAGCAGGGGAAATCGGTGCTGATCGGAGCAGCTGATACCTTCCGCGCTGCAGCTGTCGAGCAACTGGCCGTCTGGGTGGATCGGGCCGGCGCAGATATGGTGCGCCAGCATGAAGGTGCGGATCCGGCAGCGGTAGCCTTTGATACGATTCAGCGTGGAGTGGCGCGAAATTACGATGTGGTGATCGTGGATACGGCAGGGCGTGTGCAGACCGATCGTGGTCTGATGGATGAGCTGGCCAAGGTTCGTCGTGTGATTACCAAAGCATACCCGGAAGCGCCGCACGAGGTGTGGCAGGTGGTCGACGGCGGCACAGGCCAGAATGCCGTGGCTCAGGTTGAAAAGTTCCGCGAGGTGGCGGGAACATCAGGACTCATCGTCACCAAGCTCGATGGCTCCGGTAAGGGAGGCATCGTTCTGCAGCTTTCCCATAAGTTCGGCTTGCCTGTCCGTTATGTTGGTGTAGGGGAAGCACTTGAGGATCTCATGCAGTTTAATGCGGAGGAGTTCATCAGCAGCCTGCTGCCCGATCAGCCAGAATAG
- a CDS encoding aspartate kinase: protein MRIVQKYGGTSVGTLERIRKTADIVQGELERGNQVAVVVSAMSGETNRLLALAFEVSDAPATRELDAMVATGEQVSAALLAMELQTRGIKAYSFNGAQAGFKTDSSFVRARITDVQSDHLIERMERFEVPVVTGFQGIDASGNITTLGRGGSDTSAVALAIAVKADVCDIYTDVDGIYTTDPRIVSRAQKMDQISFEEMLEFASLGAKVLQTRSVELAMRYNMPIHLRSSFDLVPGTMVTTEDEKMERAAISGVAYNRDEAKITLKEIPDHPGIASSVFGPVAEAGINVDVIVQNVSEKGHTDITFTVPRSDYAQTMKIMAGISKDIGASDLKGDNTVAKVSVIGVGMRSHAGVAQKMFQVLAAEGVNIQMITTSEIKITVVIDEKYVELAVRALHGAFGLDREQAAT from the coding sequence ATGCGTATTGTACAGAAATATGGCGGTACCTCTGTAGGGACGCTTGAGCGGATCCGCAAGACCGCTGATATCGTTCAGGGTGAATTGGAACGGGGCAATCAGGTTGCTGTTGTTGTCTCAGCCATGAGCGGCGAGACCAACCGTCTGCTGGCTCTGGCCTTTGAAGTCAGTGATGCGCCAGCAACGCGAGAACTCGATGCCATGGTTGCAACCGGTGAACAGGTGAGCGCGGCACTGCTGGCTATGGAGTTGCAGACACGCGGCATCAAGGCCTACTCTTTTAACGGGGCACAGGCCGGTTTCAAAACTGATAGCAGCTTCGTGCGCGCCCGTATCACTGATGTGCAGAGCGATCATCTGATTGAACGCATGGAGCGCTTCGAGGTACCGGTGGTGACCGGTTTTCAGGGTATTGATGCATCGGGCAATATCACCACGCTTGGTCGTGGCGGTTCGGATACATCTGCCGTGGCGCTGGCGATTGCCGTGAAAGCGGATGTTTGCGATATCTATACAGACGTCGACGGTATCTATACCACCGACCCGCGTATTGTTTCCAGGGCGCAAAAGATGGATCAGATCTCCTTTGAGGAGATGCTCGAGTTCGCCTCCCTTGGTGCCAAGGTGCTTCAGACCCGTTCGGTCGAGCTGGCGATGCGTTACAATATGCCGATTCATCTGCGCTCCAGTTTTGATCTGGTGCCGGGAACAATGGTAACAACAGAGGATGAGAAGATGGAAAGAGCAGCAATTTCAGGCGTCGCCTACAATCGTGACGAGGCGAAGATCACCCTTAAGGAGATTCCCGATCATCCGGGTATTGCCAGTAGTGTATTCGGCCCGGTGGCTGAAGCCGGAATCAATGTCGATGTGATTGTCCAGAATGTCAGTGAAAAGGGGCACACCGATATTACCTTTACCGTTCCCAGAAGTGACTATGCCCAGACCATGAAGATCATGGCCGGGATCAGCAAAGACATCGGAGCCAGTGATCTCAAGGGCGATAATACGGTCGCCAAGGTGTCGGTCATTGGTGTTGGAATGCGCTCGCATGCCGGCGTTGCGCAGAAGATGTTCCAGGTTCTGGCCGCTGAAGGTGTGAATATTCAGATGATCACTACCAGTGAAATCAAGATCACCGTTGTGATTGACGAGAAATATGTCGAGCTGGCAGTGCGTGCGCTGCACGGTGCCTTCGGTCTGGACAGGGAACAGGCTGCAACCTGA